One window of the Cydia fagiglandana chromosome 22, ilCydFagi1.1, whole genome shotgun sequence genome contains the following:
- the LOC134675501 gene encoding neuronal acetylcholine receptor subunit alpha-3-like, translated as MNLYAFITLSILSLCFCEECRLTRPPEIETEKNLRRKLTKCYAEILKPPVNKDTNTVVVKMDYLLQSFHFDPNEEILTLYSWNYFDWQDDRLTWEPEDYKDIKSTQVSSFDIWSPGLKLINTADADDFDFFYTKCRLNSTGHVKCVIRTEHRVFCTSDLTNWPYDTKSCTLQLDQWRPQETKVFFSLSHIKYVMGAYKNAGWMIAREKVFKNLTTGIQSTVKFYFERLAEGLEVIIVVPAFVISVLTVTALLLDYRDINRFGILCMSLISHFMFSNAVADNTPKHSANTPVILSFISCSTLVTVICFVLSFCYRYLGKMKTQPPTWIVSYNDFVFDGYGRYGVFTKWEVIEQDPDVQPNVEWVNFISIANSLCVFVVIITYIYLLSAYIPKKPVFTFVFDIA; from the coding sequence ATGAATCTGTACGCATTCATAACACTCTCCATCTTAAGTCTCTGCTTTTGCGAAGAATGTCGCTTAACCCGACCACCAGAAATAGAAACAGAAAAGAACTTAAGGAGAAAGCTTACCAAATGCTATGCCGAAATTTTGAAGCCCCCGGTCAATAAAGACACAAACACGGTAGTCGTGAAGATGGATTATCTACTTCAGTCCTTTCATTTCGATCCTAACGAAGAGATACTCACGTTATACAGCTGGAACTATTTCGATTGGCAAGATGATAGATTGACGTGGGAGCCTGAGGATTACAAGGATATAAAGTCGACGCAAGTTTCAAGTTTTGACATTTGGAGTCCCGGGCTGAAACTGATAAATACGGCAGATGCGGATGATTTTGACTTCTTCTACACAAAATGCAGGTTGAACAGCACAGGCCACGTAAAGTGCGTTATCCGGACAGAACacagagtcttctgtacttctGACTTAACCAATTGGCCTTATGACACAAAGAGTTGCACGCTCCAACTTGACCAGTGGCGACCGCAGGAAACCAAAGTGTTCTTCAGCTTGAGCCATATCAAATATGTAATGGGGGCGTATAAAAATGCTGGATGGATGATCGCTCGCGAAAAGGTCTTCAAGAATTTAACCACTGGAATACAGTCTAccgttaagttttattttgaaaGACTCGCAGAGGGCTTAGAAGTTATTATAGTGGTACCAGCTTTTGTGATAAGTGTGCTGACAGTGACGGCTCTCCTGTTGGACTATCGAGACATCAACCGATTCGGGATACTGTGTATGTCTTTGATCAGCCATTTCATGTTTTCTAACGCAGTAGCCGATAACACCCCTAAACATAGTGCAAATACTCCTGTTATTTTGTCGTTCATTAGTTGCTCTACTCTTGTGACTGTAATTTGCTTTGTATTGTCGTTTTGCTATAGATATTTAGGAAAGATGAAAACTCAACCCCCCACGTGGATTGTTTCTTATAATGATTTTGTATTCGATGGCTATGGAAGATATGGAGTATTTACAAAATGGGAGGTGATTGAACAAGACCCGGATGTTCAaccgaatgtagaatgggttaACTTTATTAGTATTGCAAATAGCCTCTGTGTCTTTGTCGTCATTATTACTTATATATATTTGCTGTCGGCTTATATACCAAAGAAGCCAGTTTTCACATTCGTTTTCGATATAGCTTAA
- the LOC134675497 gene encoding acetylcholine receptor subunit alpha-like 2, whose protein sequence is MFSQIITLIFFGILYPSYSQDCVMLPSKEDAWDKKLHTDKMANYRVRQPPRNQSCILVKVFFRLKTFGFDEYEAKFTAKIWTRMIWRDERLTWSPEEYGGVSKMVVLPTDIWTPSLKLVNSVDPDYYSMDIEECRVNNNGEVMCVPEIIYESFCFAKLGDWPFDVQNCTLQFADGDRLSSSRFRFKGRAMALDDAEYGNGWNIMLMDPKEDPDSDIQLSITLTLERQASGLVAVLVGPCFILSILTTTPILMNVNDYIRLGFSCFSLISHFTFLFFIDEFLQHSGDTPGILFFVRDSIILTITSVFFTFVLSKIANRKNVPFEWVSLVSNKVFFSFGQYLILPRWRVEPDYKDTKVKNKEIWANTANILNSVYLVVVIIVYVILFKTYMPKQPPVQY, encoded by the coding sequence ATGTTCTCACAAATAATCACACTAATATTTTTCGGCATACTTTATCCCTCGTATTCGCAAGATTGCGTAATGTTGCCTTCGAAAGAAGATGCATGGGATAAAAAACTGCACACGGATAAAATGGCAAATTATCGAGTCAGGCAACCGCCGAGAAACCAGTCTTGTATACTGGTCAAAGTGTTTTTCCGACTTAAGACATTCGGTTTTGACGAATATGAAGCGAAATTCACAGCAAAAATATGGACTCGAATGATTTGGAGAGATGAACGCCTGACTTGGTCGCCTGAAGAGTACGGAGGAGTCAGCAAGATGGTCGTGCTCCCAACTGATATTTGGACGCCATCATTAAAGCTGGTGAACAGCGTCGATCCGGACTACTATTCGATGGATATAGAAGAATGCCGCGTTAACAATAATGGCGAAGTTATGTGTGTCCCGGAAATAATTTACGAATCATTCTGCTTTGCTAAATTAGGAGATTGGCCGTTCGATGTTCAGAATTGTACTCTCCAGTTTGCAGATGGTGATAGACTTTCTTCTTCCCGATTTCGCTTTAAAGGAAGAGCTATGGCCCTTGACGATGCAGAATATGGCAATGGCTGGAACATTATGCTGATGGATCCGAAGGAAGACCCGGATTCGGACATACAGTTGTCGATTACTTTAACATTGGAAAGACAGGCGTCCGGTTTAGTAGCTGTATTGGTTGGCCCTTGTTTCATTCTCAGTATACTGACCACAACACCTATTTTAATGAACGTAAATGATTATATCCGCTTGGGATTTTCTTGTTTTAGTCTCATAAGTCATTTTACATTCTTGTTCTTTATTGACGAGTTTCTACAGCACAGTGGCGATACCCCTGGTATATTATTCTTCGTCCGTGATTCAATAATCTTGACAATAACTTCTGTGTTTTTTACGTTTGTTTTAAGCAAAATTGCAAATAGAAAAAATGTGCCATTTGAATGGGTGTCTTTAGTATCAAATAAAGTGTTTTTTAGCTTTGGTCAATACTTGATTTTACCAAGATGGAGAGTGGAGCCTGATTATAAAGATActaaagtgaaaaataaagagaTTTGGGCAAATACGGCAAATATTTTAAACAGTGTTTATTTGGTTGTAGTTATTATTGTTTATGTAATTTTGTTTAAAACTTACATGCCTAAACAACCACCAGTTCAATACTGA